A region from the Pelodiscus sinensis isolate JC-2024 chromosome 11, ASM4963464v1, whole genome shotgun sequence genome encodes:
- the CHDH gene encoding choline dehydrogenase, mitochondrial isoform X2, which produces MFHLIKGVKKYYGPYVNSIHKVAGFTFKTPIFKSLLSYSGQQLKSSHTFSKLSSENAESYSYIIVGAGSAGCVLGSRLSEDPLSTILLLEAGPKDTLLGSKRLMWKVHMPAALTYNLCDDKYNWHYHTTPQKHMDNRIMYWPRGRVWGGSSSLNAMVYIRGHAEDYNRWHREGALGWDYDFCLPYFKKAQTHELGPNLYRGGTGPLHVSRGKTNHPLHHAFLDAAQQAGYPFTDDMNGYQQEGFGWMDMTIHKGQRWSTASAYLHPAITRPNLSAEDRTLVTKILFQGTKAIGVEYVKNGQKKKALASKEVILCGGAINSPQLLMLSGVGNADDLKKLGIPVVCHLPGVGQNLQDHLEVYIQQKCTKPVTLYKAQNPINMAKIGLEWLWKFTGDGATAHLESGGFVRSQPDVLHPDIQFHFLPSQVIDHGRVASKLEAYQVHVGSMRSTSVGWLKLKSTDPRDHVVIEPNYLSTGEYGNLTWDFAKRINVLLQKLHVGINSLSLILRL; this is translated from the exons ATGTTTCATTTGATCAAAGGAGTTAAAAAATATTATGGTCCTTATGTCAATTCAATTCACAAAGTAGCAGGATTTACATTTAAAACACCCATATTCAAAAGTTTATTGTCCTACAGTGGACAACAGTTAAAATCTTCACATACCTTTTCTAAACTTAGCTCTGAAAATGCAGAATCTTATAGTTATATCATTGTTGGAGCTGGATCAGCAGGGTGTGTATTAGGTAGCCGATTGAGTGAAGACCCTCTTAGTACCATTTTACTTTTGGAAGCAGGCCCAAAAGACACCCTTTTAGGTAGTAAAAGATTAATGTGGAAGGTTCATATGCCTGCTGCATTAACCTATAATCTTTGTGATGACAAATATAATTGGCATTACCACACAACACCACAAAAGCATATGGATAATCGAATTATGTACTGGCCCAGAGGTAGGGTGTGGGGTGGCTCCTCATCTCTCAATGCTATGGTATACATTCGGGGGCATGCAGAAGACTACAATCGATGGCATAGAGAAGGTGCCTTGGGATGGGACTATGATTTTTGCCTCCCTTATTTTAAGAAGGCACAGACTCATGAGCTGGGCCCTAATCTATACAGAGGTGGGACTGGACCATTGCATGTGTCAAGGGGAAAGACAAACCACCCTCTTCATCATGCATTCCTGGATGCAGCCCAGCAAGCTGGCTATCCTTTCACAGATGACATGAATGGTTACCAACAAGAGGGATTTGGCTGGATGGATATGACTATACACAAAG GTCAAAGATGGAGCACAGCTAGTGCTTACCTTCACCCTGCCATAACACGCCCAAATTTATCTGCAGAAGATAGAACACTTGTAACAAAAATTTTGTTTCAAGGAACAAAAGCCATAGGTGTTGAGTATGTAAAAAATGGACAAAAGAAAAAG gcTCTTGCCAGTAAGGAAGTGATTTTATGTGGAGGTGCCATAAATTCCCCACAACTGCTTATGTTGTCTGGGGTTGGAAATGCAGATGACCTCAAAAAATTAGGGATCCCTGTTGTTTGTCACCTTCCTG GGGTAGGCCAGAATCTTCAAGATCATTTAGAAGTGTACATACAACAGAAATGCACCAAACCTGTTACTCTCTACAAAGCACAAAATCCCATTAACATGGCAAAGATTGGCTTAGAATGGCTTTGGAAGTTTACAG GGGATGGAGCTACTGCCCACTTAGAGTCTGGTGGGTTTGTTAGAAGTCAGCCAGATGTTCTTCACCCAGATATTCAGTTTCATTTTCTTCCTTCCCAGGTGATTGATCATGGACGTGTTGCTTCCAAACTGGAAGCTTACCAG GTTCATGTTGGATCTATGAGGAGCACAAGTGTGGGCTGGTTAAAGCTGAAAAGTACAGATCCAAGGGATCATGTGGTCATTGAACCAAATTACTTGTCAACTG GTGAGTATGGAAATCTTACATGGGACTTTGCCAAGAGAATAAATGTATTGCTACAAAAATTGCATGTAGGTATTAATTCACTATCTTTGATATTAAGATTGTAA
- the CHDH gene encoding choline dehydrogenase, mitochondrial isoform X1: protein MFHLIKGVKKYYGPYVNSIHKVAGFTFKTPIFKSLLSYSGQQLKSSHTFSKLSSENAESYSYIIVGAGSAGCVLGSRLSEDPLSTILLLEAGPKDTLLGSKRLMWKVHMPAALTYNLCDDKYNWHYHTTPQKHMDNRIMYWPRGRVWGGSSSLNAMVYIRGHAEDYNRWHREGALGWDYDFCLPYFKKAQTHELGPNLYRGGTGPLHVSRGKTNHPLHHAFLDAAQQAGYPFTDDMNGYQQEGFGWMDMTIHKGQRWSTASAYLHPAITRPNLSAEDRTLVTKILFQGTKAIGVEYVKNGQKKKALASKEVILCGGAINSPQLLMLSGVGNADDLKKLGIPVVCHLPGVGQNLQDHLEVYIQQKCTKPVTLYKAQNPINMAKIGLEWLWKFTGDGATAHLESGGFVRSQPDVLHPDIQFHFLPSQVIDHGRVASKLEAYQVHVGSMRSTSVGWLKLKSTDPRDHVVIEPNYLSTERDVWEFRQCVKISREIFAQKAFEKFCGPEIQPGSHVQSEKEIDAFIRQKADSAYHPSCTCKMGQPSDTTAVVDPQTKVIGVENLRVVDASIMPSVVSGNLNAPTIMIAEKAADIIKGLPSLCEKNVPVYKPQSLETQQ, encoded by the exons ATGTTTCATTTGATCAAAGGAGTTAAAAAATATTATGGTCCTTATGTCAATTCAATTCACAAAGTAGCAGGATTTACATTTAAAACACCCATATTCAAAAGTTTATTGTCCTACAGTGGACAACAGTTAAAATCTTCACATACCTTTTCTAAACTTAGCTCTGAAAATGCAGAATCTTATAGTTATATCATTGTTGGAGCTGGATCAGCAGGGTGTGTATTAGGTAGCCGATTGAGTGAAGACCCTCTTAGTACCATTTTACTTTTGGAAGCAGGCCCAAAAGACACCCTTTTAGGTAGTAAAAGATTAATGTGGAAGGTTCATATGCCTGCTGCATTAACCTATAATCTTTGTGATGACAAATATAATTGGCATTACCACACAACACCACAAAAGCATATGGATAATCGAATTATGTACTGGCCCAGAGGTAGGGTGTGGGGTGGCTCCTCATCTCTCAATGCTATGGTATACATTCGGGGGCATGCAGAAGACTACAATCGATGGCATAGAGAAGGTGCCTTGGGATGGGACTATGATTTTTGCCTCCCTTATTTTAAGAAGGCACAGACTCATGAGCTGGGCCCTAATCTATACAGAGGTGGGACTGGACCATTGCATGTGTCAAGGGGAAAGACAAACCACCCTCTTCATCATGCATTCCTGGATGCAGCCCAGCAAGCTGGCTATCCTTTCACAGATGACATGAATGGTTACCAACAAGAGGGATTTGGCTGGATGGATATGACTATACACAAAG GTCAAAGATGGAGCACAGCTAGTGCTTACCTTCACCCTGCCATAACACGCCCAAATTTATCTGCAGAAGATAGAACACTTGTAACAAAAATTTTGTTTCAAGGAACAAAAGCCATAGGTGTTGAGTATGTAAAAAATGGACAAAAGAAAAAG gcTCTTGCCAGTAAGGAAGTGATTTTATGTGGAGGTGCCATAAATTCCCCACAACTGCTTATGTTGTCTGGGGTTGGAAATGCAGATGACCTCAAAAAATTAGGGATCCCTGTTGTTTGTCACCTTCCTG GGGTAGGCCAGAATCTTCAAGATCATTTAGAAGTGTACATACAACAGAAATGCACCAAACCTGTTACTCTCTACAAAGCACAAAATCCCATTAACATGGCAAAGATTGGCTTAGAATGGCTTTGGAAGTTTACAG GGGATGGAGCTACTGCCCACTTAGAGTCTGGTGGGTTTGTTAGAAGTCAGCCAGATGTTCTTCACCCAGATATTCAGTTTCATTTTCTTCCTTCCCAGGTGATTGATCATGGACGTGTTGCTTCCAAACTGGAAGCTTACCAG GTTCATGTTGGATCTATGAGGAGCACAAGTGTGGGCTGGTTAAAGCTGAAAAGTACAGATCCAAGGGATCATGTGGTCATTGAACCAAATTACTTGTCAACTG AAAGAGATGTGTGGGAATTCCGTCAATGTGTCAAAATATCCAGAGAGATTTTTGCtcagaaagcttttgaaaaaTTCTGTGGTCCTGAAATTCAGCCAGGAAGTCATGTACAGTCTGAAAAAGAAATAGATGCTTTCATAAGACAAAAGGCTGATAGTGCTTATCATCCTTCTTGTACCTGTAAAATGGGGCAGCCATCTGATACCACTGCTGTGGTTGATCCTCAGACCAAAGTAATTGGAGTTGAAAATTTGAGAGTTGTAGATGCCTCAATAATGCCCAGTGTGGTCAGTGGGAATTTGAATGCTCCAACTATCATGATAGCAGAAAAAGCTGCTGATATAATCAAGGGGCTCCCATCACTTTGTGAGAAAAATGTTCCTGTATATAAACCTCAAAGCTTGGAAACTCAGCAATGA